The DNA region TCGTTCGGCATTATTACCGTCGTCAGCCACGCCTGCCGGGATCTCGGCCGATGCTTCGGTGAAGACCTTAGTCGCAGTCTGGTCATATTTTTGATCTACGTACTTACCGGTGGCGGTGGACACCATGCGGGTAGCTTGCGGAACAGTTGCCGCGGTTGTCGAAGAAGGCTTGTCCAGGTGATCCGTTGGCAGAGGAAAAACAATGGCATCGCCATCCAACGATGACGATGCCATTGATTGCCCTTGCTGTGCAGGGTTGACCGTTTTGACGCCAGGCGCATTGGCGTCGACGCCACTAACTACGTTTTTGCCATTACGTCCGCCGAACAATCCAACTGTCGCGGTTTCGCCCTGGCCAAGCGCTTCGACAGTCTTGCCATTCCAACGAAACAAGGAGGTCTTGGCATTGTCCGGCGTCGTAGTGAGGAAATCTATCATGCCGGCTCGATTGGGGCGCAGGTTGAAGGCGGCTCCCGCAACACCTGCGAGTTTAGTTGGAAGCACCGGTTTGTGATCGGTTGAGCTGTGTGGCAGCGAGATGAGCTCGTTGCCCATCACGCCGATGAAGGATCCAGAGCTTTCGACGGCGGACGTTACCTCACCTTGTGCAATTGCGCGTGCACTGATCGTGGCATTGGCCAAGTCGACGGACAGCAGCTCGGTGGACTGCTGGTTTTCACCCAGGTAGACCGAGAAGACCGCACCATCGACGTCGTCACACGCTGGCGAGAAGTATTTCAACGCCACGCCGCTCGCTATTGGTAATACATTGCCGGTGGCGATCTCTACTGAATTAGGCGAAAGCGCCACGGTCACGTGCCGCAGAAATGTCAACGGCAGATGAGGGCAATATTGCGACCGCTGCATATTTTCCGTCCCCCGAAAGGCATTGATACCCGGTCCAGGAAGAACTGTCTTTGCCTTGTGGTTTGATAACTGCCAGCGACCGCCAGGCAAAGCCGTCCTTTTCGGAGGCAATCTGCAGGTGGTAGCCAGAACCGTCCCCGTAAGCGCCCAGCGTTATGTCTTGTGAGACGGCAGCGTCTTTTCCAAAACTATTAGCCGGTACGGAGGCCGCCGAGATACTAGCGCCAGCCGCGCCTTCGGCCGCTGTGGCCTTGCCCGGCAGCAGGAAAACGACTGCGGTGACAGCAATGCAGAATGCCACCAGTAACGAAACAAGGCGCAACGGTTGAATTAGTTTCACTCAGGTTCTTTCGGTACAAGGCTCTGCCCAAGATTGGCATCTGGATTTGAGTTCGCTGCGGCCCCCAGCTGAGTCGAGCTCGAGATTATCCTTCTCCTTGATTTATCCGCTGTCAATCTTTGAATGCGGTGAGGGGTCGGCTCGCTGCCTTCACATAAATCGCACTAAGATATTCACAAAACACACAACCAACACTAAACTCACAAGATACACGCGAACTCACAAGGACCTTTGATGCAAAACCCATTCCGGCCTTCCGCTGGCGCTACTCCACCGGAAATAATCGGACGCGCTGGGGTCCTAGACGAATTCGATTACGGCATGTCCCTCGGTTCAGGGGCACCCGGACTGCTGACCATTTTCACCGGAGCGCGGGGCATCGGGAAGACAGTTATGCTCGGGGCCGCGCAGGACATGGCTAGAGAGCGCGGGTGGCTTGTCATTTCAGAAACCGCGACCGCCGGATTCATGGGGCGGATTGGCGAGGCCGTACATCAGGCCATCGAAGAACTCGGCAGCCGTTCACAAGGCCGACGAGTTACCGCAATTGCTTCGCGTTCGTGGCACGGGCTTGATTATTACCGTCGATGAAATCCACGCCGCTGATCGGAATGAACTAGCCCAGCTAGCCGCAAGTGTCCAGCACTTCATTCAGGGCCAACTTCCGATAGGGCTTGTGTTCGCCGGACTGCCAGCAGCAGTGTCGGATCTACTCAACGAAGGTGTTGCCACTTTTCTTCGACGAGCCGACAAGATTGACCTCACATGCAGCTGCAGTGCGAGATGTGGAGAGCTCATTTACTGAAATCTTCAATCAAGCCGGCTTCAAAATCTCATCTACACTAACCCACAAAGCCGCAAAGGCGACCGGTGGATATCCTTTTCTCATTCAACTCGTTGGTTACTTCCTTTGGCGTGAAGCAGAAAATCACGGTGGGGAAATATCGGCACAGGCAGTCGACAACGCGATCAATGCCGCCGGGCGGCGGAACGCGCGCACAGTAATTGAGGCCGCTCTTTCCACAATTTCGCCGAAAGACTTAGCTTTCCTCAACGCAATGGCTGAAGATAATGGCCCCTCGATCGCAGGAAATATTAGTGTGCGGCTGAATGCCAAAACGAATGTCACCGCTAATTACCGGACCCGGCTCATCGCCGCTGGATTAATTGAGTCAAAAGGACATGGCCAAGTAGATTTTGCCATTCCTGGCCTGCGTCGCTATCTCAGATCACAATCTGATTTAAAACAGGAATGATTAGCTCTCGCCAATGGTCCGCATGCACTACGCTCCCAATCTCCGCCCGCGGTATGACGCTTTAGCCCATCGATTGGGGCATGCTGTCCTATGTGGCAAGTATTGAATCCTATTTAGCGTCTGTCCCAAAGAATGATCCTGAAGTTGCGAAGAAGCCGAGCTGGGAAGCCTTGTGCTTGGAAATCCTCCTGAACGTGGCCTGGCTCCTCACGCCGACAGCTAGCTTGGTGGTCGCCACTTAAATATTCGCCTTCGGTCCGCCTACTTGGGTTTCGAGCAATGCCTCAAGCTGGCTTGGATATGCCTTCGGCGCAGTGGTCCTTTTAGGCTTTTGCTTGATTGGTTCCTGGTGGCTGCATTCAGATCGCATTTCGTTCTGGAACAGCAGTAAATATGCGTCGGGATTCATCTGTCTTATTCCACTCATTCTGATCATCGACCTGATCTTTTTGTCTGGTGTCAGCGGCCCTTGGGACTTCCCCGGCTGGCCGGTATCGCCAGCGCGAGAGGCTGCGTATCGATGGGGTTGCGCGGCAACAGCGGCCGCTCCGGTCGTCATGGTACTTCAAGCAATCGTCAATTTTCTGGCTGCCGAGTTCAAATGGACGCTTCGACGCGAGCTCATTGTTGGACTGACTACGGCCAGTGTCGTGCTGATTACCGGCGCGATCTTCCTGGCTATTTCTCGTGGCTACGCCGCACTGCCCCAGTATCTCGGAGCAGCACTATGACGTCCAGCAGAAAGACAAAAGCTCTCAACATCTGCTGGGGTGTCGCACTCCCCTTACTAACTCTGCTCACCAGCATCAGTTGGTACACGGCGTCGCCGCCGGATACCAGCAACCGGAAAATCGAGTCATTCCTTGCCCTCACCAGCTCGGTAGGGCTGCTTGCTGCACAGAGCTTCGGTGTTTATTGCGCCGTGGGGCGGAAAAGATCATCAGCTCGGCGGCTTTCTACGGAACGATGCTGGCTAGTGCTCTGATTGCACTGTTTTCGACCGCGACAGTGGTGCTGGGCTTGCTTGCCTCCGCTCCTGAGGCCGATTCTGGCAAAGACCCGTCCGCAATTCCGGGCGCCGGTCCAGCCTATTTTCTGGCCGCATTCGCGATGCCCGCCGCACTGAGCGCGGTCCTCGCAACAGCCGCAATATATGCCTTGGCCGAATGCAAGAATTGGACCCGCAACACCGTCACCACGGGCACAGTCATTGCGTGCAGCTTGATTCTTTGCCTCGGCTGGGCTGCTTTCCGCCAGCCAAACAGCCGCCCTCGGGCCGCCAGCGCCGCCACAACCGGCAGCCCGGCCAAACCCAATGACAGCTCGCACTCCGAAGGCGGACCCGAACGCGTCTGCGCTCCCTTCCGAATGCCCAGCAGTAAAAGTGAGCAGCATGCAGGCTTTGCGCATTCCGGCCGGCGACCAATAGAGCATGGTGACCAGCGTGCTAAACACCTTTTCAACGTGGCTCAATTCTGGCTCAGAATTTATGCGGTTGCCGCAGTGGCGCACAGCCCCCGCTCATTGAGTCAACTTACTCGCTTCTGCCTACGGCAACGCCTACACCAGCTCAATTTTCACCAATCAGGCAGGCGCGGCTTGGTTGCAGTACTTCAATGGACAGGTGACGCTCAACGCGAGACTGTTGCAGGCCCTCCGCACCGCGAGCCCAGATACCGATTTGTCAAAACCGGCCAGTTACCATTTAGACCTAATCATCGATACCAGTGGCAACAGCTCGGGTAACTACTTGAAATTCGACGCAACGTTGATTTCAAGCGCAGCCGTCGACTGGCAGAATCCCGACAAAAAAGCGCGCTGGTATGTGCAAATGATCCCTGTGGGAAGAATTCTACATGATCGACTATGTTGAAGCTACCTAAGCGATCTGAGCAGAGTCCCCGATTTGAGTCTGACTGCCGCCAAACCCACCCATTTTTTGCCAAATTTGCCAATTCGCGGACTCCACCTAAATTGAAGCCCCGGGCACCGCAGGGCCGCTGGCTACATCTGCCCGAATATCTCCTGAACGTCCTTTGGGCAATCAGCATCCCAACGCTCTTGCTCTTTGCCAGCAAGGCTTACTACGAGGTGCTCTCCTCTAAATATGTCTATCCGCACGATTGGCCAATATTCATTGCGGCCACGGTATTGATTCTGGGTACCACAACCGTGAGTGCACACTGGAGCTTCGCGCGAGCTCCGTTGATGCACAGGAGGACTAAGCTCATGTGCATGAGCCTCAAGAGGTTGGCCTGTATTCCTGCCGGATTCATCGCGTTCCTGACGTTGGTGTTTGGAGTCTCTCGGCTAGACCAACGAGATCCGCCGCTTTCAAGCACCGAGCTGCTCATAGGCTGGCTCAATGGCCTGTCCCAATTCGCGCCAATGCTCGCGATTGTCTTCGCGAGCATCATTTCGATGTACGGAAAAAGGTCCGGCTGGAAGCTTAATACCGTCGTCTGGAGCACAGTCGCTGGCGTAACCGCAATCCTCGGTACCGGTACCGGTACCGCCTTCATTATCGCTGGCCACATTCTCAAATCGCAGGTCTAAACCCGACGAAGACACGTCTCAGTCAACCGAAATGTCGTGACCTGGCGCACAAAAGAGGACTAGGATATTTACTCTGGTCAACTACTCTGCTCGGGTCAAAAAGAAGCTGGCATGACTGATACGAAACTAAAACAGAACACACTCCTGCAATCCATCGGCCGACTCTATCCCTTTATGGAACCCATCATGCCGCGCTTGGTGATGGGCCTGTTCAGCGCTCTCGCTGCCAGTATCGTGGCCTTGCTCATCCCCCAGGTCTATCAAGTTCTCATCAGCTCAGCTCTTCACCAAGGCGGTGAAGCAGCTAGCCTTTGGCTTGCCGCCGTCGTCGTGCTTGTCCTGGGTATTTTGGAAGCTGGCTTCGTCGCACTGCGCCGGCTTTTGGTGATCTCGCCGTCCACCACAGTCGAGTCAAAGATGCGGACGACCTTCTTTAAACACCTGCAGAATCTCACCGTCTCATTTCACGATCGCTGGGGCTCGGGCCAACTGCTGAGCCGCGCGATGAGCGACCTGAATTTGATTCGCCGCTGGATGGCCTTTGGCGCAATCATTTTGGTGGTGGATACCACCACGGTGCTGCTTGGCACTGTCCTGATGTTCACGCTCAGCTGGGTGCGGGGATTGATTTTCGTTGCCGCCGCGATTCCGATCGTGATTAGCGGCTTCCGGTTCAGCCGCTAATACCGCGAAGCGAGCCGGAAAAGCCAGGATCAAGCTGGCGATCTTGCCACCGCCGTCGAGGAATCTGTGCACGGAATCCGAGTGCTGAAAGCTTTTGGCCGCAGTCGAGAAGCTTTGGCCAACTTCAGTGGCCAAGCTGAAGAATTGCGCCAAACTGAGATTTCCAAAGCCAGATCGCTGGCCAGCTTTTCGATGATCGTCACGTTGCTCCCGGAGCTCGCGCTGGGCACCGCACTCACGGTGGGCATACTACTAGTGGCCGGCGGCCAGCTCACGGTTGGCGCCGTCGTCGCCTTCTTTGCCACCGCTGCTGTTGTTGCCGGTCCGGTGGAGTTTATTGGTCCGCTGATGGCGATGTCGCTGAGCGCAAAAACCGCGATCGACCGGCACTTTGAGGTTATGGACACCGAGAACACGATCGTCGATCCAGCAACACCAAAAACCTTGGCAACGGTCGGCGGAAGTGTCGACTTCCGCGATGTTTCTTTTCGATACGCAGACTCAACTGAAGACACCTTAAAAGGCTTGAACCTCAGCATTCGAGCTGGCGAGAAAATGGCCCTTGTTGGCGTCACCGGTTGCGGTAAAAGTACTCTCTTGCAACTGGCACCGCGGCTCTACGACGTCACTGGCGGCTCCATTGCCGTGGACGGCGTGGACATCCGCGACTTGCCCCTGCATGAGCTGCGCCGGATTGTCTCAGTCGCCTTCGAAGACACCATTTTGTTTTCATCTTCGGTTCGGGACAATGTGCTGCTGGGCCTTGATTGCGAACATTCTGATGAGCTGCTGGATCAGGCCTTAGAAACCGCCCAGGCACACTTTGCCTACTCGCTTCCCGACGGCGTTGAAACCCTGATCGGCGAAGAAGGCTTGAGTCTTTCTGGCGGACAACGGCAACGAATTGCCTTCGCCAGGGTAATCGCTGCCAAGCCCGCGGTGTTGGTGCTAGACGATCCGCTCTCCGCGTTGGACGTTCGAACGGAAGAACTCGTGGAAGCGCGACTCCGCGTGGTGCTTGCTTCTACCACCACCTTGATCGTGGCGCATCGACCCTCAACAGTGGCGCTAGCGGACAGGGTTGCTCTGATGGAAAACGGCATCGTGAGCGCGGTTGGCACCCACGCTGAGTTGCTAGCGAGCAATGCGCACTACCGCTACGTGCTGGCCAGCCTCAGCGAAGAGCCCAAGGACCTGGACAGCGAGTTAGAAGACGACTTAGACGACGATTTGGAAGGGATTTCCCGATGAGCATCGGCACCGCTGACGGAGACCGGGTCAAACTCAACCAGGCCGATTCGAAGATTGTCCGCAAGCGTTCACTGCGGTTGCTTGGCTCGTTGATTCGGCCGGTTCAACCTGACAATTGTCCTAGTGGTCTTATCCCAAGCCACCCGAGTTGCCGGGCCACTGCTGATTGCTTTCGGCATTGACCATGCGCTGCCTTCGCTGCGCGATGGTAATCCTTGGCAGCTAGTGATCACAGGTGGCGGCTATTTACTTGCCGCGGTTTTGACTGCCTGGATGACCGCCGGGTAGGTCCGGACGACGGCGCAGCTCAGCCAGGCAATGCTGCTCGACTTGCGCCGACGGGTCTTCCGACACACGCAACAATTGAGTTTGGAGTTCCACGAAAAATACACTTCCGGTCGCATCATTTCGCGGCAAACTTCAGATCTGGAGGCGTTGCGCGAACTGTTAGATTCGGGTGTTTCCTCCCTAGCTTCTGGCGCGGTATTCCTGGTTCTGACGGCGATCAGCATCTTCGCGCTCGATTGGCAGACCGGAGTAGTCATCCTGTTTGCCGCGGTTCCCGTGACCTTGCTCTTCCGCTGGTACCAGAAACGCTCACAAGTTGCCTTCCGTGCCTCGCGAGTGGTCTCGGCCAAGCTCATTGTGCATTTCATTGAGACCATGACCGGAATCCGTGCGGTCAAAGCATTCCGTCGGGAAAAGACCAATGGCACCAGATACGACGAACTCTCCGAGGATTACCGCAAAGTAACGCTAAAATCGATCAACTTGGTGGGGATCTTTCAACCAGGGCTGATTCTTATTGGCAACGTCACGGTCGCGGTAGTTTTATTGCTTGGCGGTTTCCGCGTGCTGAGCGGTGGTCTTGCGGTTGGCGCGCTACTTGCCTTGATCTTGGCGACCAAACGGTTCTTTTCCCCCGTGGATCAGATGGCGATGTTTTATACGTCTTTCCAATCAGCACAAGCCGCTTTGGAAAAGGTCTCCGGCTTACTGGAAGAGGTGCCCACCGTCCGGCCGCCGAAGAATCCGATTCCGCTCCCAAACCCGCGGGGCGAGTTGGTCTTTCGGGGCGTGGAATTCGGCTACGGCGCCGGCCCGCTAGTGATGCCACATCTTGACTTGACCATCCCGTCCGGCCAAACGGTCGCCGTCGTCGGCCAAACTGGTGCTGGAAAATCGACGCTAGCAAAGCTGGTGGCCAGATTTTATGACGTCACGGCCGGTTCATTAACGCTCGACTGCGTGCCGCTCAAAGAGCTCTCCTCGGAAGATCTACGCCGAGCGATTGTGATGGTAACCCAAGAGGCATTTTTGTTCAGCGGATCGGTCGCGGAAAACATAGCACTGGGCAAGCCATCAGCCAGCCGAGCTGAAATTGAAACGGCGGCCCGAGAGGTTGGCGCACACGACTTCATCATGGAGTTACCCGAAGGCTACGACACCGATGTTAATAAGCGCGGCGGTCGAGTGTCTGCTGGGCAACGCCAGCTGATTTCTTTTGCCCGCGCGTTTTTAGCTGCCCCTGCAGTGCTCATTCTGGACGAAGCAACCGCTTCTTTGGACATCCCTTCCGAACTCGTTGTCCAGCAGGGGCTCAAAAAGTTGCTCGGCTCAGTGGCTGGTTCTTCGCGTACGGCAATCATCATCGCGCACCGGTTGTCTACGGTGGAGATTGCCGACCGAGTTTTGGTAGTGCACGACGGCAAAGTGGTTGAGGATGGTACGCCAGCTCAGCTGATTTCCGACGGCGGAAGATTCGCTGCGCTACACGGAGCTTGGCAGGAGTCGCTCGTTTCGGGCTGAGCCCGGATCAAACCACTTGGGTTTGGGTACTAGGGCTAAGTCGGCTATTCTTGAGAAGTTGCTTTGCCGCTTTGGGTGGCGAAGCATCGGGGTGTGGCGCAGCTTGGTAGCGCGCGTCGTTCGGGACGACGAGGCCGCAGGTTCAAATCCTGTCACCCCGACCAACACTGTTTTTCTTAGGCGAACCGCATGAGAAACAGCAGAATCTAAAAAGGGAGTTTCAGTCCACGGACTGAAACTCCCTTTTTGTTGGCAAGGTGAACTAGGAGTGTTTAGCTCCCCGCCCGCGTCGGATGGCTAGCAGCAACACCAAGCCGACGATGAGTAAGAGTATCCCTAGCAATATTGGCAATGCTGGGCTAGCACCGGTATTGGCCAAATCTGAAGATGCATCCGCAGAAACTGAAGTATCAGCGGACGGCCCTGTTTCTGGGTGAGCGGACTCGCCCGACGGCACCGTTGGAGTGGGAGTTACTGCCGGTAACGACGCTTCGCTCACCTGAACCGTTACGTTGGTACTCAAGATCATCGCACCCGTGCCGTCAAAGATATTGAGCACACCTTCTTGGAGACCCGAGTTATTGAAGCTCTGCTTCAAAGTTACGATTTGTCCCATTCCTTGTGGCTGTATTTCGGCAGTATTTTTGCTGCCATTTTTCCAGACAACCTCCGCTCGGGCACCGGTCAAAAGCGACGGTTTGGCGTCGATTGTTGCGACCTGCGCGGTAAGAGATTTATTCACCTCGGCGCTCAACGGCGGCACGTTGGCAATGGTTGGCACACTAGTGCAAGGACTCTTTGGCCGCGCCGTAGCAGAGGTCTCCCAAGCGCTGTCCGAGTCAGTTCCGAGGGTGAATTTCAGGTCTCCGCCAGCTTTAAGCTCACTCCAGTTGAGGTGGCTTCGATCAATGGACTGGCCACCGAGGTTAAGCGCGTCAATGAACTGAAGCTTGTCCGTTTTTGCTGTTGGCGCACTCAAGGTAAGCACCTTGCCTTCTGGCAATTTCAAGGTTGCTGAGCTAAACGATGGCGCACTGAGCAAGAAATCTCCGGTGCCAAACATGCCGGGGTAAATGCCTAGCGCCGCGAAGACATACCAGGATGACATGGCCCCTAAGTCATCGTTACCGGTTACACCACTTGGTTTGTTGACAAACAAAGATTGCGCAGCGCTGGACACTGCCGATGCTTTGGCTGGTTGGCCGACGTAGTCATAAAGCCACGGCGTATGTGTATCCGGTTCATTATTCGGATTGAACCGGAAGGAATTGTCATAGTTCAGTGCACCGATAACCCAGGATTTACGCGCAGTCCCTTCCGGATCTTTCATGATTCCCGGCAGGTCGAAAAAGGCGTCCAGCCGGGAGACGGTCTTCGCATCTCCGCCCTGCGCTTTAATGAGCCCCGGCATGTCTTGCATAGTCAGCCATTGGTACTGCCAAGGAGTGCCTTCTTGGCAGCCAACATTTGCCGACGTCGGGTCCCCCTGACCCCAGCTGCCATCCACGTTCCGCACGCGAGGGAATCCGGTCTCGCCTTGAGAACTGAGCTGAGGATCCCAAACATTAGCCCAGTTGCCACCTCGCTCGCGAAGGGCCTGTGCATTCGGAGTGTCACCTTGGCCTTGTGCAACGAGCGCAACAGAGCAGTCCGCCAAGGCATATTCCATAGTTGCCGAACCAGGGAAGGCTCGATCATCGTCTTGACCCTTTTTGTTATAGGCCGCATCCGCTGGAATATATCCTTTTTCGAGATAGCTAGTGTTCCCTGCCCAGCCAGGGAATTGCGAATCCTCAGGCGGCGTTCCATCCACATTCTTGAGCATCACCTGATACGCCGTCGCGGCATCGAAGGTTACCGCTTTGTTCGTCAGCGTGTCGGCGGCTTTGAGCCAACCGCTAGCCTTGTCGAAAGCTCCGTACTGAATCGCCCCGGTGTGTCCGGAGACTTTCTTGTTTGAGAGGATCAGGACATGGCAGGGAAAACTACGACACGGTATCCGCAGGAGTTGAAGGATCGTACGGTGCGCATGGTTGCGGAGATGGAGGGTGCATCTTCGGAGTGGGCGGCGATGCAAAAAGTTGCCCAGCTTTTGGGTGTGGGTGTGCCGGAAACGGTGCGTAAATGGGTCCGGCAAGCCGAGATCGATGTTGGTACTAGAACTGGAACAACGAGCACGGAATCGGCCGAGCTGAAACGGTTACGGCGTGAGAACGCTGAGCTGAAACGGGCGAACGCGATCCTTCGGAGTGCTTCAGCTTTTTTCGCGGTCGAACTCGACCGCCACAACACTGATCGTGAAATACATCAAGGACCATGCCGGTCACCGCGAGAATAATGGATTGCGGTGGGGTGTCGAGTCGATCTGCCAGGTGCTTACTGGGACGGGGTGAAGACCACCCCGTCCACGTACTACGAATGGGTGGATAAAACACGATCTCACCGAGAACAACGTGATGAGGTGCTCAAGCCCGTGATCCAGAAGGTGTATGCCGCTAATTACGGGGTTTACGGCACCAGGAAAGTCTGGTTGGCGATGAACCGTGAAGGTGTGCCGGTGGCCAGGTGCACGGTAGAACGGCTCATGGGGTTACTTGGCA from Renibacterium salmoninarum ATCC 33209 includes:
- a CDS encoding glycoside hydrolase domain-containing protein — encoded protein: MHRRPLRRCTLHLRNHAHRTILQLLRIPCRSFPCHVLILSNKKVSGHTGAIQYGAFDKASGWLKAADTLTNKAVTFDAATAYQVMLKNVDGTPPEDSQFPGWAGNTSYLEKGYIPADAAYNKKGQDDDRAFPGSATMEYALADCSVALVAQGQGDTPNAQALRERGGNWANVWDPQLSSQGETGFPRVRNVDGSWGQGDPTSANVGCQEGTPWQYQWLTMQDMPGLIKAQGGDAKTVSRLDAFFDLPGIMKDPEGTARKSWVIGALNYDNSFRFNPNNEPDTHTPWLYDYVGQPAKASAVSSAAQSLFVNKPSGVTGNDDLGAMSSWYVFAALGIYPGMFGTGDFLLSAPSFSSATLKLPEGKVLTLSAPTAKTDKLQFIDALNLGGQSIDRSHLNWSELKAGGDLKFTLGTDSDSAWETSATARPKSPCTSVPTIANVPPLSAEVNKSLTAQVATIDAKPSLLTGARAEVVWKNGSKNTAEIQPQGMGQIVTLKQSFNNSGLQEGVLNIFDGTGAMILSTNVTVQVSEASLPAVTPTPTVPSGESAHPETGPSADTSVSADASSDLANTGASPALPILLGILLLIVGLVLLLAIRRGRGAKHS